The DNA sequence ATACATTTTTCCTCCTATTTTTATTTATTTTTTATAAATACTAACACAAATATTTATATTAAATCAAATTTATTTAGTATACTAAACTTAGCTATGATTGATACGAATTTAAATATATAGTATTATAATATAAATATATACTATGAAATTTTGGAGGATTACTATGAGAATTTTATTTACTCAATGGGCTATGAATATAGCAGAGGAAACAAAGGTTAGAAGTACTTGTGTTTCTAGACAAGTAGGTGCTGTAATTTGTAAGGATAAGCAAATCATTAGCACTGGTTATAATGGTGCTCCTTCAGGTGCTATACACTGTTCTGATATTGGTTATTGTGAAAGAAGAAAAAGAAATATACCATCAGGTCAAGGACTTGAGTTATGTAGGGCTGGACATGCAGAGGCAAATGCAATTATACAATGTGCTAAAAATGGAACTAGTTGTAATGGAGCTGTTTTATATGTAACTACTCAGCCTTGTGTATTTTGCTGTATTTCAATAATACAAGCTGGAATTAAAAAGGTAGTCTTTAAAGGTGAGTACCCTACAGGCTTAGGTTTACAATTATTAGAAGAGTCTGGAGTTGAAT is a window from the Paraclostridium sordellii genome containing:
- a CDS encoding deoxycytidylate deaminase: MRILFTQWAMNIAEETKVRSTCVSRQVGAVICKDKQIISTGYNGAPSGAIHCSDIGYCERRKRNIPSGQGLELCRAGHAEANAIIQCAKNGTSCNGAVLYVTTQPCVFCCISIIQAGIKKVVFKGEYPTGLGLQLLEESGVEYIKYEDELENERKATELKKLNESKRIEEFLATPKKY